The window ACTTTCACATTTGCTTTTGTAATGCGCTCATCTTTTTCAACAACGCCGACAGCAAAGCCAGCAATATCATATTCACCATCTTGATAGAAGCCCGGCATCTCTGCTGTTTCACCACCTAAGAGCGCAGCGCCTGAAAGTTTAGAGCCTTCAGCAACGCCTTTTACAATCGCTTCAATCTGTGCGGGATTATTCTTCCCACAGGCGATGTAATCTAAGAAGAAGAGCGGCTCTGCCCCTTGCGTTAAGATATCATTTACACACATAGCAACCGCATCGATTCCGATGGTGTCATGGATATCCATCTCAAAAGCGAGTTTTAACTTTGTGCCAACACCATCGGTGCCGGAGACTAATACAGGTTTTTGATAGTTAAGCTCTGAAAGATCGAATGAGCCACCAAAATCACCAAAAATATCCATCGCACCAATGCGCATGGTACTGGCAACATGCTTTTTAATTCGTTCAACTGACTCGTAGCCAGCCTCAAGATTAACACCTGCTTCTCTATATGCATCGCTCATGCTTATTCCTTTCTACTCTTCTTATACCAGAATCTGATGATGGTGGATCTACACCCATTAAGGCGCTTAACTGAGTGTAGATCCTACTTATAATTAACTACGTATGGGTATAACTGCGTTATACGTTGATCTCTCTTAATTGATCTCTCTACTGCTCTCTCTTTAAGATATCAGTGGGGTACTCACCTGTAAAACAGGCCATACAGACACCACAATTAGGGCCTAAACTCTCTGAACGCTGAAGTGCGCGGACCGTTCCCTCTCGACTTAAAAATGCTAAGGAATCTGCTTTGATATGGCGACGCATCTCTTCCGTATCGAGTTGATGCGCTAAAAGATCTTCTCTTCTTGAGGTATCTACCCCATAAAAACAGGGATACATAATCGGCGGTGAGGAGACGCGCATATGGATCTCTTTGGCTCCTGCTTCCCGTAACATCTGTACAATACGGCGACTTGTTGTTCCTCGAACAATCGAGTCA of the Ignatzschineria indica genome contains:
- the purM gene encoding phosphoribosylformylglycinamidine cyclo-ligase, whose amino-acid sequence is MSDAYREAGVNLEAGYESVERIKKHVASTMRIGAMDIFGDFGGSFDLSELNYQKPVLVSGTDGVGTKLKLAFEMDIHDTIGIDAVAMCVNDILTQGAEPLFFLDYIACGKNNPAQIEAIVKGVAEGSKLSGAALLGGETAEMPGFYQDGEYDIAGFAVGVVEKDERITKANVKVGDKIIGLPSSGVHSNGFSLVRHIIKEKGLDFHTTYEGFDKPLGEVLLTPTEIYVKPILNLLKEVKVNAMAHITGGGFYENVPRMLSGQLGARFEQKAWNPPAIFPFLQKAAGISDKEMFTVFNMGIGYMIVVDPSDVEQTLSLLPTATLIGEITESGEVEIV